TCCCTTCTTTCTAACGGTAATCTTTTTTGAATGATTTCCTTAACTTTTTTTTCTATTTTCTCCAGGTCTTCCTCATTAAAAGGTCTTGTATAATAGATATCATAGTAAAAACCATCTTCTATCGCAGGGCCTATACCCAACTTTGCCTCTGGAAAAAGTTCCTTTACTGCTTGAGCAAGCACATGGGAAGCGGTATGTCTCAAAAACCATAAAGCTTCCTTGTCGTCAGGATAGATAGGAATAAGCTCCACCAACTCACCGTTTCCCAAAGAGCTGGTAACAGGAGTATGCCAATCTAAGTACTCTTCTTGAAACTTAAAACCTACAGGAAGTTTTTTGACAACTTTTTTGATTTCAGATAAAATTCTTTTTAAAGGTTGACCTGGCTGAAGGTCAAACTCCCCGATGTCCTGAATAACTATTTTCAAACCTAAACCCTTTTCTCCTCAAGGTTTCAACAAAAATGGTAGGCGCGGGCGGGATCGAACCGCCGACCTCTTGCGCGTCAAGCAAGCGCTCTCCCACTGAGCTACGCGCCTACAGTTTAATTAATCCTTAAAATAACAAAATTTTGGTTTATGTCAAGGTAAAAAATAAAAATGTACCAAAAAATTTTAGCCTGTTTATACAATTTTAACGTCCCCCTCTGGATTTTGTCATAAAGGATTGTATTTTTAAAATAAAAAACACGGAGGTGAAAACTTGAAAGCTTATAAACTATCTTTTATAGCCAAACAAATAAACGGAGAACTGATAGGAGAAGACCTTGAGATAACAGGTGTTAATGCCATTCCTCTTGCTAAAGAAGATGAATTAATTTTTATAGACTCTTTAAAAAAAGTACCTCAGGCTAAAGCCTCTAAAGCAAAGGCTGTGCTTTGTCCTAAAGGTTTGGCCAATCAATTAGAAGAAAAATCTGTGGTCGAGGTAAAGGAGGTTAGGTTAGCCTTTGCTAAGATTACTGAACTTTTTAAAAAAGAACCTGCTATAAGATGGGGAATAAGTGAAAAGGCATTTATAGAAGATGGGGTAGAAATAGAAGAACCGGTTGCTATTTACCCTAATGTATACATACAAACTGGAGCAAAAATAAAAAAAGGGGTGGTCCTTTATCCAGGAGTTTTTGTAGGGTCCTTTTGTGAAATCGGAGAAAACACCGTAGTTTATCCTAACACCGTGCTATACCCCTATTCTAAAATAGGAAAAAATTGCATCATCCATGCAGGGGTCGTCATAGGAGCTGATGGTTTTGGTTTTGCTCAGGAACCTTTAGATGAAGGCTATAAAAACGTTAAAATCCATCATTTTGGAGGAGTCTTGATAGAAGATGATGTTGAAATAGGTGCTAATTCTACAGTTGATAGGGCTGTTTTTGGGTTTACTGTTATCGGAGAAGGAACTAAAATTGACAATTCTGTCCAAGTTGGGCATAACGTTAAAGTAGGAAAACAAAACATTTTAGTTTCTCATACTGCTATAGGAGGGAGTGCTGTTTTAGAAGATTTTGTGATGATCGCAGGACAGGTGGGAATAGCTCCTTCAGCTAAAATTGGTAAAGGCGCAAGAGTAGCAGCTAAATCAGGGGTTGTAGGGGAAGTCCCTCCTAACACCGAGGTGGCAGGAATACCTGCTATAAAGGCAAATGTATGGAAAAGAGCTATAATTATTTTTGAAAAGCTTCCTGAACTATACAAAGAGCTTAAAAAATTCCTAAAGACTTTTTAGTTTCTTCCACAATCCTGTGGACGTCTCCTAAACATCAGGTCTTTTTGGGATTTTTAAGATGACATTCACATTGGCCCTTTCTTTTTTTATCCATGATAAACTCTAAAATTTCAGAACGTCCTTGGTTTTCTTTTACATCTCTTACGATATCCTCTTTAGTAAAACCAAAACAATAACACACCAGTTCTTCCATATCTTTTATCTCTCCTTTTTCTCCTTATTTCACCATATAAACCTTTTTATCGCAGAAAACAAAAAATCTTCCTGTTTTATGTAAGGGTAACTTCCAAAACTCTTTAAAACCTTCTTCGTCAAAATCTTTAGCCTCCCAAAACAAAACCTCTCCTATGTAAAAAACATGATCTCCTACCTCGATGCCCTCTAACACTTTACATTCAAAAGTTGCCATACTCTTCTCTAACAAAGGTAACTTAAAGTTAGGACTTGGTTTAGTTTTTATGGCAAATTTTTTAATTTTATCGATTTCTCTTCCCTTGACAGAACCTACTTTAAAAATAAGCTCATAATCTTCTGTTATATTTACCGAAAAAGCTTGATACTTATCGATAAGCTCTTTTGTATAATGTTTAGTTGCACAGGCAAAACCTATGGTAGGAGGTTCTACAGAGATAGGAGTTATCCAGGAACAAGCCATAAGATTAGTTTTTCCTTGTTCTACATTTCCGCTTCCTACAATTACAGCCGGTCTTGGATGAAGAGCCCTGTAAAATTTCATATTTAGCCCCCTTTAGTTTTTTAAGCTTATATTTTAAACACTGGTTATTTTATCTTACCAAAATAAAAAAACAATAACTAACCCACCGGGTCCTCAAACCTGATTTTTTTTGCTATTTATTATTGACAAAAAAAATTTTTAAGCTACTTTTCTACTATTAATTATAAAAAAACAACATTTAGAGGTAAATCCATGTTAGTAAAAGACGTGATGATCGATGACGTCTTTAAGGTTGACCCTGAAAGTAGCCTATTAGAATTGGTTTCTTGTTTTATAGATAAAGAGATCGGAAGTGTGGTTGTAGTAGATCAACAACAAGAACCCATCCAGATTATTACTCTAAGAGACCTGCCTAAAATTTTCTTATTTGCCCCAACACCTTCTAACGTAGAAGAAATTCTCCAGACTTTAGGTAAAGACAAGAAATCTCTTATAACTGTTAAAGTTGGAATGCCCCTTATAGAAGCCATAAACCTTATGGCCAGGTTTAACATAAGCCATCTTCCGGTAGTTGATGATAATTCTAAACTGGTAGGTCTTCTAAGCTTAAAAGACATAATAAAGTCTGTACCTAGCATGATGTATATAGACCATCTTACTGGGCTAAACAACAGACTTTACCTCGATTTACTAATCCCTAAACTTAAAAGAACTAAAGGTCCTATTGGTTTTATTATGGCAGACATAGACAACTTTAAAAACATAAACGACCTCTATGGACATCTGATAGGAGATGAAGTTTTAAAGGTAGTTGCCCAAACCTTGAGAAAAAACGTAAAAATAAGTGATGAGGTTATAAGATACGGAGGAGAAGAATTTCTAATCATCCTATACAGGTGTGATTTAGATAAGGTAAAAATGGTGGGAGAAAGGTTGAGAGAACGGGTTATGAAAATAAGTTTTGAAACTAATCCTAATCTAAAGGTTACGATTAGTTTAGGGGGGTGTGAATACAGAGGAGAAAAAAACATAATGGAATACATTTCTTTAGCTGATCAAGCGCTTTATCAGGCAAAACAGTTAGGTAAAAACCGGGTTGAAGTTTTAAGATTAGAGGAAAAACAAGAGTTTTGTGAAATAGGCCCTATTTTATAGTCTCTCTTTTTAGTCTAAAGAATTCTTTTAAAAGTTGGGCTGCTTGTTGTTTCAATAAACCTTCTTTCATTTTAATCCTGTGGTTTAATCTTAGATCACTGATTATTTGATAGAGGCTAACACAAGCTCCTGTTTTTTCATCTCGGGTAGCAAAGATCAATTCTTCTATTCTTGCAAGCACAAGAGCATAGGCACACATCGGACAGGGCTCAAGAGTCACATACATCTTACATCCCAAAAGTC
Above is a genomic segment from Thermodesulfobacterium commune DSM 2178 containing:
- a CDS encoding flavin reductase family protein; the protein is MKFYRALHPRPAVIVGSGNVEQGKTNLMACSWITPISVEPPTIGFACATKHYTKELIDKYQAFSVNITEDYELIFKVGSVKGREIDKIKKFAIKTKPSPNFKLPLLEKSMATFECKVLEGIEVGDHVFYIGEVLFWEAKDFDEEGFKEFWKLPLHKTGRFFVFCDKKVYMVK
- the lpxD gene encoding UDP-3-O-(3-hydroxymyristoyl)glucosamine N-acyltransferase, whose translation is MKAYKLSFIAKQINGELIGEDLEITGVNAIPLAKEDELIFIDSLKKVPQAKASKAKAVLCPKGLANQLEEKSVVEVKEVRLAFAKITELFKKEPAIRWGISEKAFIEDGVEIEEPVAIYPNVYIQTGAKIKKGVVLYPGVFVGSFCEIGENTVVYPNTVLYPYSKIGKNCIIHAGVVIGADGFGFAQEPLDEGYKNVKIHHFGGVLIEDDVEIGANSTVDRAVFGFTVIGEGTKIDNSVQVGHNVKVGKQNILVSHTAIGGSAVLEDFVMIAGQVGIAPSAKIGKGARVAAKSGVVGEVPPNTEVAGIPAIKANVWKRAIIIFEKLPELYKELKKFLKTF
- a CDS encoding bacterioferritin-associated ferredoxin; the protein is MEELVCYCFGFTKEDIVRDVKENQGRSEILEFIMDKKRKGQCECHLKNPKKT
- a CDS encoding GGDEF domain-containing protein — encoded protein: MLVKDVMIDDVFKVDPESSLLELVSCFIDKEIGSVVVVDQQQEPIQIITLRDLPKIFLFAPTPSNVEEILQTLGKDKKSLITVKVGMPLIEAINLMARFNISHLPVVDDNSKLVGLLSLKDIIKSVPSMMYIDHLTGLNNRLYLDLLIPKLKRTKGPIGFIMADIDNFKNINDLYGHLIGDEVLKVVAQTLRKNVKISDEVIRYGGEEFLIILYRCDLDKVKMVGERLRERVMKISFETNPNLKVTISLGGCEYRGEKNIMEYISLADQALYQAKQLGKNRVEVLRLEEKQEFCEIGPIL
- the tadA gene encoding tRNA adenosine(34) deaminase TadA is translated as MFKEEDLFFMEEALKEALKAFEEDEVPVGAVIVSPKGEIIGRGRNQILKQNDPTAHAEILAIREACQRIGNFRLLGCKMYVTLEPCPMCAYALVLARIEELIFATRDEKTGACVSLYQIISDLRLNHRIKMKEGLLKQQAAQLLKEFFRLKRETIK